The following are from one region of the Methanobacterium sp. genome:
- a CDS encoding DUF2104 family protein, with protein sequence MSETIYLLYILSFVLGSILGLVLSYKKYKAPYAIGNIDILALISSVVGWFMVLNSILIPFITSYITITIGVFLLALVLGMRPGYGRNETFIGIIIAGTIWIIRTVIL encoded by the coding sequence ATGAGTGAAACAATTTATCTCCTTTACATACTTTCATTTGTACTGGGATCAATCCTAGGATTAGTATTGAGTTATAAAAAATATAAGGCCCCCTATGCTATTGGAAATATAGACATATTAGCCTTAATATCATCTGTAGTCGGCTGGTTTATGGTACTTAATAGCATTTTAATCCCTTTTATAACATCATATATCACCATAACCATTGGTGTGTTTTTATTAGCACTGGTTTTAGGGATGAGACCAGGTTATGGTAGAAATGAAACATTTATTGGTATAATAATTGCTGGTACTATCTGGATAATTAGGACGGTGATCCTTTGA